TTCAACACCTGCAGCTTTTTTCAAAAGAACAGCAGCTGGTGGTGTTTTTGTAACGAAAGTAAATGATTTGTCTTCGTATACTGAGATAACAACTGGAATGATCATACCAGCTTGGTCAGCTGTACGAGCGTTGAACTCTTTTGTGAATCCCATGATGTTGATACCAGCTTGACCAAGAGCAGGTCCAACTGGTGGAGCTGGTGTAGCTTTACCAGCAGGGATTTGCAATTTTACAAGTTTTTCGACTTTTTTAGCCATTTTTAAATCCTCCTTTGTGGTTTTGGCGGTAATTAAAGATTTTTACCTCCCACAAGTATGCTTTACACATACCTTTCCATTATACACTATTTATCTAAAAATGCAAGAGAAAAATTACTTTTTTAATCGACGTAATCTCCGCCTTCAAAGCCGTAGTACTCTTCCAAACTGAGACCACTTGCAGCAATTTCTTTGGCTTCTTTTCCGACGTAGCGAAGATGCCATTCTTCCGCCATGTAGCCAGTCTCTTTTTCCTTGCCTTTGAGATAGCGAACAACAAAGCCATAGTCAGCCGCATGATCCAAGAGCCACTGAGCCGCCTTCCCCTCTGTCACCAATTCTCCATTAGTCCCAATCAAATCAAAAGCAAGACCTGTTTGGTGTTCACTATAACCTGGGCGAGCCGAGTAGCGATCTGCTGCTTCCTTACCGTCTTGATTCACATAGTCTTGATAAAGTTTGGTTTGGGTTTCATAACTTCTAAAACCACTGTAGTGATCGCTGATTGGGTAGCCAGCTGCTTGCATTGCTGCAATGAGCTTCAGCAATTCTGCTTTCGCTGTTGGATTTTCTCCTGGATTATAGTCTTTTGACAAAGGATAGTGCTTATTAGCTATGACGATTTCATCGTACTTCCCTTGAATACTATAGTAGTCTCCCTTATTGACAACTTCTGCCTTCTTCTGACTAGAGGCTTGAGATTTGCTCCCCACAGTTCCTTCAGGTTGACTAGTTTGTTCCGTTTTTTGAGTGTTTTCTTCATTTTTAGGTTTTTCTTGCGAACATGCTGCTAGTGTTACTGCCAGCAAACCAGATAAAACGATGTATCTTTTTTTCATTTTTTCTTCCTCTCTTATACCAAGTGCTTCTCTAATTCATCGGATAATGCTTTAATCATTTGTTCCAACTCATGGGATTTCACTTGGCAATCTTCTGCCGCCATTTCTTCCCAGGGCACCCACCAGACTGGACCACGGCCATTCAATCCATGCCCCCTCATATCACCTGATCGTCTTGGAAAGAGGTGCCAGTGAGCGTGGGCATCTCCATTTCCTAGGAGTTCAATATTCATTTTTTCAGCTTTAAACGTTTTGGCAACAGCTTCTTGGACCAAACTCATTTCCTCTAGAAAACGCAATTTTTCAGAAGTCTCCATATGGTGGAGTTCTGTGACATGCTCTTTTGCCAGAAATAAGGTATAGCCCTTAAAGTATTGGTGGTCTCCAATGACAACATAGCCTGTTTCTAGTTCTTTTACAAAGTAGGGATTTTCCCCTGCCTTGATCCATTCAATTCTTTGACAAATCAAGCACATATTAGTCTACCAAGGTGCTCTTGAGATAAGCATCGACCATACGCTCAGTCGCCACTACTGAATCAATGTGTGTTCGTTCGTAAGAGTGACTGGACTCAATACCAGCTCCAAGGAGGGCATGCTTAACCTCTGCTCCTGCTGACATAGCTGCCGAAGCGTCCGAACCATAAAACGGATAGATATCCAACTTAAATGGAATATCTTGCTCCTTTGCCAAAGCCACTAAATGTTGACGGAAGTCGTAGTGATAGGGACCTGAAGCGTCCTTGACACAGATAGACACTGTATACTCATCCGTCTGCTGGTCATCTCCCATTGCCCCCATATCCACAGCTAGATATTCCACCACTTGAGTTGGAATATTGGAATTAGCACCGTGGCCCACCTCTTCGAAGACTGAAAAAGCAAAATGAGTTGTTACTGGCAATTCAATCTCCTCTTTCTTGTAAATACGAAGAAGATTGAGCAAAATCGCTGCGCTGACTTTGTCGTCCAAGTGACGAGACTTGATAAAACCAGTCTCTGTCACGACAGTTCGCGGATCAAAACTGATAAAATCACCGACCTCGATGCCCAAGGCGCGGGTTTCTTTTTCATTGGTTACTTTTGCATCCAAACGCACTTCCATATTGTCCTGCGTACGTTCTGCAGTTCCCGCATCTTTGTAGACATGGCAAGAAGTTTGATGGATGAGAATAGTCCCAGATACCTTTTGACCAGTGCTAGCTACATGAACCGTACAGTTCTCCCCTTCAATCATGTTCCAAGGGAAACCACCGATACGATCTAATTTGAGACGACCATCCGGTTTGACTGCACGAACAATAGCACCCAGCGTATCCACATGGGCAGTCACATAGCGTTGTTGTTCATCATTTTGACCTTTAATGGTCACATTGACACCACCCTTGGCTGTGCGAACAGGCTGGTAACCAAGCTCTTTTAAAGTATGGACTAGGTAGTCTGAAATCTCACGAGTAAAGCCTGTTGGAGAAGCAATAGCGGTTAATTCTTTGATATAGTTTACAGTTTGATTCATTTCTTCACCTCTTCCTACCATTATATCACTTTTCTAGCTGAATCCCTTTGGAAAAGGGTCTTATCCTTCTAGTTGATTTCACTATGGATCCATGTTATAATACAAATACTTTGATTATGAAAGGAAAGTAAAGGATATGAAATCTTACTTTAAAACCTCACTTGCCCTTGCGGCTGCTTTGCTCATTCTAATAGGATGCTCTAAACAGGCATCAGCACCTACTAATAACAGTGCCAAGGAAGACAAAACTGCTCAATCAAGCGAGACCAAACAAAGCACTGAGCAATCTTCTGAGAAGAAAGAAACAGCCAAGAAACATACTTTTGTCAACAAAAGCAATCCTGGAATCACTTCTACCTTGGTTTATACTGTAGAAGGCGACAATGTTACCAAGCAAACCGCTCAGAATGTTGCAGATCCTGAAATCCTTGGTGCAACTCCAGAAGAGGTCAAGAGTACACTCGAGGATACCTATAAAGGTTATTACGGGCTAAAAGGTGTTAAACAAACCATTGAAATCAAAGATGGAAAAGTTGTTCAAGATCTCGAAGTTGACTTCTCAGTTGCAAGCATTAGCGAACTTAGAAAAGCTCTTCCTGAAGAATTTTCTGGTATTGGAAATCGTGTAAGCTTTTCAAACTCGAAGAAATCTCTCGAAAAGATGGGATTCACAGAAAAGACAAA
This Streptococcus oralis DNA region includes the following protein-coding sequences:
- the rplK gene encoding 50S ribosomal protein L11, translating into MAKKVEKLVKLQIPAGKATPAPPVGPALGQAGINIMGFTKEFNARTADQAGMIIPVVISVYEDKSFTFVTKTPPAAVLLKKAAGVEKGSGTPNKTKVATVTRAQVQEIAETKMPDLNAANIESAMRMIEGTARSMGFTVVD
- the ldcB gene encoding LD-carboxypeptidase LdcB/DacB, producing MKKRYIVLSGLLAVTLAACSQEKPKNEENTQKTEQTSQPEGTVGSKSQASSQKKAEVVNKGDYYSIQGKYDEIVIANKHYPLSKDYNPGENPTAKAELLKLIAAMQAAGYPISDHYSGFRSYETQTKLYQDYVNQDGKEAADRYSARPGYSEHQTGLAFDLIGTNGELVTEGKAAQWLLDHAADYGFVVRYLKGKEKETGYMAEEWHLRYVGKEAKEIAASGLSLEEYYGFEGGDYVD
- a CDS encoding HIT family protein, with protein sequence MCLICQRIEWIKAGENPYFVKELETGYVVIGDHQYFKGYTLFLAKEHVTELHHMETSEKLRFLEEMSLVQEAVAKTFKAEKMNIELLGNGDAHAHWHLFPRRSGDMRGHGLNGRGPVWWVPWEEMAAEDCQVKSHELEQMIKALSDELEKHLV
- a CDS encoding M42 family metallopeptidase; its protein translation is MNQTVNYIKELTAIASPTGFTREISDYLVHTLKELGYQPVRTAKGGVNVTIKGQNDEQQRYVTAHVDTLGAIVRAVKPDGRLKLDRIGGFPWNMIEGENCTVHVASTGQKVSGTILIHQTSCHVYKDAGTAERTQDNMEVRLDAKVTNEKETRALGIEVGDFISFDPRTVVTETGFIKSRHLDDKVSAAILLNLLRIYKKEEIELPVTTHFAFSVFEEVGHGANSNIPTQVVEYLAVDMGAMGDDQQTDEYTVSICVKDASGPYHYDFRQHLVALAKEQDIPFKLDIYPFYGSDASAAMSAGAEVKHALLGAGIESSHSYERTHIDSVVATERMVDAYLKSTLVD
- a CDS encoding DUF1307 domain-containing protein, which translates into the protein MKSYFKTSLALAAALLILIGCSKQASAPTNNSAKEDKTAQSSETKQSTEQSSEKKETAKKHTFVNKSNPGITSTLVYTVEGDNVTKQTAQNVADPEILGATPEEVKSTLEDTYKGYYGLKGVKQTIEIKDGKVVQDLEVDFSVASISELRKALPEEFSGIGNRVSFSNSKKSLEKMGFTEKTN